One Anopheles marshallii chromosome 3, idAnoMarsDA_429_01, whole genome shotgun sequence genomic region harbors:
- the LOC128712223 gene encoding cysteine dioxygenase type 1, with the protein MTSLAVMELNNNNNTNCVGDESRNEDGEKYLRELTKTFTGIDKPLKNARKCETLTDLIGELRRTFDSDHVNIEYVNHLMLSYQSNPAEWRKFAKFDRYRYTRNLVDAGNGKYNLMILCWNEGHASAIHDHADSHCFMKMLKGQLMETRYAWPKDAAVTEDSKADIGNGQTGQEEVEYNGDELEELSRSTLETNGVCYINDTLGLHRVENPSHTDVAVSLHLYCPPFDVCSIFNKQNGKRTKCKVTFWSKFGKRETNVS; encoded by the exons ATGACGTCGCTGGCGGTAATGGAGctgaataacaacaacaacaccaactgCGTTGGTGATGAGAGCAGGAACGAGGATGGCGAAAAGTATCTACGCGAGCTGACGAAAACCTTCACCGGCATCGACAAACCGTTAAAGAACGCGAGAAAGTGCGAAACGTTGACCGATTTGATCGGCGAACTGCGCAGAACGTTCGATTCCGACCATGTCAACATTGAGTACGTGAACCATCTGATGCTGAGTTATCAGTCGAACCCGGCCGAATGGCGAAAGTTTGCCAAATTTGACCGATACCG CTACACCAGAAACCTGGTCGATGCCGGAAATGGCAAATACAACCTGATGATTCTCTGCTGGAACGAAGGTCATGCCTCGGCGATACACGATCATGCCGATTCGCATTGCTTCATGAAGATGCTAAAGGGACAGCTGATGGAAACGCGCTACGCATGGCCCAAGGATGCGGCAGTAACGGAAGACAGTAAGGCAGACATCGGCAATGGCCAGACCGGGCAGGAAGAGGTCGAATACAATGGTGATGAGCTGGAAGAGCTCTCCAGGAGCACGCTGGAAACAAATGGTGTGTGTTACATTAATGACACGCTCGGATTGCACCGGGTGGAGAATCCCAGCCACACCGATGTGGCCGTCTCGTTACATCTATACTGTCCTCCGTTCGATGTGTGCTCCATCTTCAACAAACAGAACGGCAAGCGTACCAAGTGCAAGGTTACTTTCTGGAGCAAGTTTGGCAAACGAGAAACCAATGTAAGTTGA
- the LOC128714837 gene encoding craniofacial development protein 1, whose protein sequence is MNQEDYPSDSDASDEDFRPDKEEADTGSELESNDEEPEDSSEQAVEKSSGSTGGRKRKRKYNTDGGNRSNGANKRTKAQDRAQQSDEEKDDELDEEEEKRRTDALWADFLGSGSSNSNIEQSNNSTSVRNSKTKVEGKKVVTETKSVSTMPKVIAKEKPTVAQLFEFAGEQIVLTKDDNSSISANTKDEKATSLPTVSKTLALKNAAPRGGSGLGSVLDQITKKNKLSTLEKTKLDWTSFKRQEGIEEELQTHNKGKDGFLERRDFLERTDLRQFEIEKSFRQTKRSNR, encoded by the coding sequence ATGAACCAAGAAGATTACCCCAGCGACAGTGATGCTAGTGATGAAGACTTCCGCCCAGACAAAGAAGAGGCAGATACCGGAAGTGAACTAGAGTCGAACGACGAAGAGCCTGAGGATTCAAGCGAGCAAGCCGTAGAAAAATCTTCTGGCTCAACCGGTGGTAGGAAGCGGAAACGAAAATACAACACAGATGGTGGCAACAGATCAAACGGTGCAAACAAGCGGACTAAAGCTCAGGATAGAGCTCAACAGTCCGATGAGGAGAAGGACGATGAACTggacgaagaagaagaaaagcgaaGAACAGATGCATTATGGGCGGATTTTCTTGGCAGTGGAAGTAGCAACAGCAATATAGAACAGTCGAACAACTCTACTTCTGTTCGGAACAGTAAAACTAAGGTCGAGGGGAAAAAAGTGGTTACGGAAACTAAATCGGTATCCACGATGCCGAAAGTGatcgcgaaagaaaaaccGACCGTAGCGCAACTGTTCGAATTTGCTGGTGAACAGATTGTGCTGACGAAAGACGATAATAGCAGCATTTCTGCTAACACCAAGGATGAAAAGGCGACATCGTTGCCCACGGTATCAAAAACATTGGCACTGAAAAATGCCGCACCACGGGGTGGTAGTGGCTTGGGGTCAGTATTAGATCAAatcactaaaaaaaacaagctgagCACACTAGAGAAAACGAAACTTGACTGGACCAGCTTCAAGCGGCAGGAAGGTATCGAGGAAGAGCTACAAACTCATAACAAAGGAAAGGATGGTTTTCTCGAGCGGCGCGATTTCCTGGAGCGGACAGATTTGCGCCAGTTTGAGATAGAGAAATCCTTCCGACAGACGAAACGAAGCAACCGATAA
- the LOC128712682 gene encoding uncharacterized protein LOC128712682 — translation MKIAEGTVAVKHTDTKNHTMVHSGALVSHYLLRPLSSAAAVVAAAPVATVLDYSSSSSKPLPRLTSVGSCVNLPSASIVPKPSRPALVALSLLSSSLSSNSLLYQQQKSTSILIVLQRKLPEREKATRKQQGRLVYEAHSPYRSAVVRKVSPPSKIDCRPLKYIASGALGLGI, via the exons ATGAAGATAGCGGAAGGAACCGTAGCAGTTAAACATACTGATACAAAG AATCACACAATGGTGCACAGTGGTGCGTTAGTTTCGCACTATCTGCTGCGACCATTATCTTCTGCTGCCGCTGTCGTCGCTGCTGCACCCGTAGCAACCGTACTGGACTATAGCAGCAGTTCATCGAAACCGTTGCCACGGTTAACATCTGTAGGGTCGTGCGTGAATCTACCGTCTGCGTCAATCGTACCAAAGCCTTCTAGGCCAGCGCTTGTCGCGTTATCGTTGCTTTCGTCGTCATTGTCATCAAACAGTTTACTGTACCAACAACAGAAGTCTACGTCAATTTTAATCGTTTTGCAAAGAAAGTTGCCGGAGAGGGAAAAGGCTACCCGCAAGCAGCAGGGTAGACTGGTTTACGAAGCCCACAGTCCTTATCGATCAGCCGTAGTACGAAAGGTTTCGCCACCATCGAAGATCGATTGCCGGCCTCTCAAGTATATTGCCTCCGGTGCACTAGGCCTAGGTATTTAA
- the LOC128714979 gene encoding transmembrane protein 170B: MMYYGKDSSGGGISELDTIANVIGLKGVGTSSLRTFVEMWYHIFLWALFSSIFVHTCAAVIAFVTLRKHKFGRFFSIFIFVMGVLSPATGGAVSSTVIAFVHRASNFQMSPIAAMIWGVGQTIVSACFGFTRILATL, encoded by the coding sequence ATGATGTACTATGGCAAAGACAGTAGTGGCGGTGGTATCTCGGAGTTGGACACGATAGCGAATGTGATCGGTTTGAAGGGTGTTGGAACGTCATCGTTGCGCACCTTCGTCGAGATGTGGTACCACATTTTTCTGTGGGCACTATTCTCGTCCATCTTCGTGCACACGTGTGCCGCCGTCATCGCGTTTGTGACGCTGCGAAAGCACAAGTTCGGGCGCTTCTTTTCAATCTTTATCTTCGTGATGGGCGTCCTATCGCCGGCGACCGGTGGTGCCGTCAGCAGTACCGTCATTGCCTTTGTACACAGAGCCTCCAACTTCCAGATGTCACCGATCGCGGCTATGATCTGGGGCGTCGGGCAGACGATCGTATCCGCCTGCTTCGGATTTACGCGCATCTTGGCAACACTGTAA
- the LOC128714148 gene encoding H/ACA ribonucleoprotein complex subunit 3: MYLMYDLNENGERVYTLKKNNTAGKPTQSAHPARFSPEDKYSRYRIIIKKRFGLLLTQKPEPIY, translated from the exons atgtaTCTCATGTacgatttgaatgaaaatggtgAGCGGGTTTACACGCTGAAG aaaaacaacacagcagGGAAGCCGACACAATCGGCACACCCGGCAAGATTTTCTCCTGAAGACAAGTACTCGCGCTATCGGATCATCATTAAGAAGCGCTTCGGATTGCTACTTACGCAAAAACCAGAACCGATCTACTGA
- the LOC128714380 gene encoding transmembrane protein 223 → MILRLLSSSNGHLGKSIASLANARNWCPVAGNLFRSAICRQRSTQVPANRVYDVNTKVPKDVMLFKYENPRFFKMLNIFAVSQFLFWGYLCHFSYTTLKDAPVPEEGKEDLPWYKRVNLGENKYRNGIAIMCFSIGYGVLFASWIFTLRSVRYLVLRKGGDKVSVITYAPFGTNRIMDVPLKYVSAQESREAARVTVPVKIKSKALFYMLDMRGEFTNTKLYDYTVGLSRKL, encoded by the exons ATGATTTTAAGGCTACTCTCATCATCCAACGGCCACTTGGGTAAATCGATTGCCAGTCTGGCCAATGCACGAAACTGGTGTCCTGTTGCGGGGAATTTGTTTCGATCCGCAATATGTCGGCAAAGGTCGACACAAGTGCCGGCAAATCGTGTATACGATGTGAATACCAAAGTTCCGAAGGATGTAATGCTGTTTAAGTACGAGAACCCGCGATTCTTcaaaatgttaaacattttcGCAGTGTCgcagtttcttttttggggCTACCTTTGCCACTTTTCATACACCACCCTAAAGGATGCTCCCGTaccggaagaaggaaaagaggATCTTCCATGGTACAAACGGGTAAATTtgggagaaaataaatatcgCAATGGTATTGCAATTATGTGCTTTTCCATAG GTTATGGTGTGTTGTTCGCTTCGTGGATATTCACACTGCGATCCGTGCGTTATTTGGTGTTACGGAAAGGTGGAGATAAGGTCAGCGTCATCACGTATGCTCCGTTCGGCACAAACCGCATCATGGATGTTCCGCTGAAGTATGTTTCTGCGCAAGAGTCTAGGGAAGCTGCTCGTGTCACGGTGCCGGTAAAGATCAAGAGCAAGGCTTTGTTTTACATGCTAGATATGCGAGGGGAGTTTACAAACACTAAGCTTTATGATTACACGGTCGGTTTAAGTCGAAAGCTTTAA
- the LOC128714530 gene encoding activating transcription factor 7-interacting protein 1, which yields MMDVDQPVSSTTEAESSPEAQETAPEQSPGMIVRENDDLPALLISDSEEDEAPKAAAVEKKTEDISGISPIETTVPNTNDKCDDTGNETTICSTLTTQETSILSAVDGEEISLVENIDLTGVSSAEDSGVNEPSSERTTTPSIVKTPVQTKPSSEMTAQELLESLLEAQEEAFASQRASSNAEKELVEATLQSKTADNVLSASETGKITDSNHDCTVGETVTKPAVQDAANQDEDGSKMDTIVVDDECLLEEMDNAPETQQEMDIDEDRAGSNNSPCSDNGSAANHNSDDAEQASTMKKNDVTTVSEKIDDKKCDDTLQCAEPPRKRARSMATDPEPELKIATTECTFHGIENDTVQNGKSSEEPGNKTDRLDLRSEIKTNLSAAEPESAPTFFDDKSQTDITVGRSDTSNNSNGVLDGVTQNKKSIAEGGQKNVHAIETSVYPEVLVIDDDEDEAEETSNKEADINDKKSDVPTENNFQTDQNSDTSVKSADVDRKSAASVLAEKMETTPTASSSVGNMESKPPAMEFLRRFNKPISLMTRSDLEQLVLQKISEVIVHQGENAELRKIIKRQSAKLQGYERTIFDMSNHYDGLKLVAERAVEDMKKRAKCFVAPVKITRAVGLQVSRPTMEMAHSSKQSSTISKNVTEKQKNPPVTGTVATNGIVENRTQGSKANELANKTSQQTAGPSSSGQQNTSANVIRSQLSNNVSPMASARITPNSPMTNGMIRSMNSQVGKHGNNLATASVNTTVGNTVKMAPALNNEGAGVSIANTARFTSASPNTGPVAIRTAGGIDSTVRKKFHKFTPKRPPLSPYQQAQQEKQVRQQQELLVQQIHEQSQQAQRKAQMNVRTDLLTLENSAALAAQDATARQRAIDLVNQQGRPLNANVQISVSQNYQVVPSGGTRATSTMTNSTTIQLTEVKSNSSLATTVTANDSLIDLTDEDDITAGKEGGLRSSILVKRVKPSHSGSFTATPSNPANTPGMQIASNQFIRLQPRINIVNGSEIASTVVSSTAAGDINQFNNAVVRAPLNVNRNNNPLQPLRHPIYNSNLARSPAPSPDALRKRVVIKPLLAPLPPPGPQPSDPTWKLSPPQPSICVNNVKAGIVISWTMPSLTDLHADIETYQIYAYQELSIPTSPEEWRHVGDVKALLLPMAVTLTQFQEGQRYYFAVRAIDVHKRVGKFCEPRTWNETNVSNV from the exons ATGATGGATGTGGACCAGCCGGTTTCATCCACAACCGAAGCAGAATCTTCGCCAGAAGCACAGGAAACAGCTCCGGAACAGTCCCCCGGGATGATCGTTCGAGAAAATGACGATTTGCCAGCTTTGCTCATAAGCGACAGCGAAGAGGATGAAGCCCCCAAGGCTGCGGCCGTGGAAAAAAAGACGGAAGACATTTCGGGTATATCACCGATCGAGACAACGGTCCCGAACACAAATGACAAATGTGATGATACGGGAAATGAAACAACGATATGTTCGACATTAACAACGCAAGAAACATCTATCCTGTCCGCTGTAGATGGGGAAGAGATCTCGCTGGTGGAAAACATCGATTTGACAGGTGTGTCCAGTGCGGAAGATTCAGGTGTTAATGAGCCAAGCAGCGAAAGAACGACAACCCCGTCAATAGTGAAAACACCGGTACAAACTAAACCTAGTTCCGAAATGACGGCTCAGGAACTGCTAGAATCGTTGCTTGAGGCTCAGGAGGAAGCGTTTGCATCGCAAAGAGCATCATCGAACGCGGAAAAAGAACTAGTGGAAGCAACACTGCAGTCTAAAACAGCGGATAACGTGTTGAGTGCTTCAGAAACGGGAAAGATCACAGACAGCAACCACGATTGTACGGTAGGAGAGACTGTGACAAAACCAGCAGTTCAGGATGCCGCTAATCAAGATGAAGACGGGTCGAAAATGGACACAATTGTGGTGGATGATGAATGTTTGCTCGAAGAAATGGATAATGCACCAGAAACGCAACAGGAGATGGACATCGATGAAGATCGAGCTGGATCTAACAACTCTCCGTGTAGTGATAATGGTAGCGCTGCTAACCACAATTCGGATGATGCAGAACAAGCAAgtacgatgaaaaaaaatgatgttacGACAGTTTCAGAAAAAATAGACGACAAAAAGTGTGATGACACGTTACAATGTGCAGAGCCGCCGAGAAAACGAGCTCGATCGATGGCAACTGATCCGGAACCGGAGTTGAAAATTGCAACAACTGAATGCACGTTTCACGGTATAGAGAACGATACCGTACAAAACGGAAAGTCATCTGAAGAACCTGGTAATAAAACAGACCGATTGGACTTACGTTCAGAAATCAAGACAAACTTGTCAGCAGCTGAGCCGGAGTCGGCACCTACTTTCTTTGACGACAAATCGCAAACTGACATCACGGTAGGTAGGAGTGACACATCGAATAACAGCAATGGCGTGCTAGATGGTgttacacaaaataaaaagtcCATCGCAGAAGGCGGTCAGAAAAATGTTCATGCCATAGAAACCTCGGTATATCCTGAAGTGTTGGTGATAGATGACGACGAAGACGAGGCGGAAGAGACTAGTAACAAAGAAGCAGAtataaacgataaaaaatcaGACGTACCGACAGAAAATAACTTCCAAACGGATCAAAATAGCGATACGTCCGTCAAGAGTGCAGATGTTGATCGAAAGTCTGCTGCCTCTGTCTTAGCAGAAAAGATGGAAACCACGCCAACAGCCTCTTCCTCAGTAGGTAACATGGAAAGTAAGCCACCGGCGATGGAGTTCTTGCGACGGTTTAACAAACCGATATCACTGATGACTCGATCAGATTTGGAACAgttggttttgcaaaaaataagtgAAGTCATAGTTCATCAGGGGGAAAACGCAGAATTACGCAAGATCATTAAGAGACAGTCTGCAAAGCTGCAAGGATACGAGCGTACCATATTCGATATGTCCAACCACTACGACGGTTTGAAGTTAGTCGCCGAAAGAGCTGTAGAGGATATGAAGAAGCGCGCcaaatgttttgttgcgcCGGTGAAAATAACTCGCGCTGTTGGATTGCAGGTATCCAGACCCACAATGGAAATGGCACATTCAAGCAAACAATCGTCGACCATCTCAAAAAATGTGACCGAAAAACAGAAGAATCCACCCGTTACGGGGACAGTTGCGACGAATGGAATCGTTGAGAACAGGACCCAGGGTAGTAAAGCAAACGAACTGGCGAACAAAACTTCTCAGCAGACTGCAGGACCGTCTTCCAGTGGACAGCAAAACACATCAGCAAATGTAATTCGTTCACAGCTTTCAAATAATGTATCTCCCATGGCTTCGGCGCGCATCACTCCGAACAGTCCTATGACCAACGGCATGATACGAAGCATGAATTCTCAGGTTGGTAAGCATGGCAACAACCTTGCAACGGCCAGCGTAAATACTACGGTAGGCAATACAGTAAAAATGGCACCAGCACTTAACAACGAAGGTGCTGGTGTGTCTATTGCCAACACTGCCAGATTTACCAGTGCATCGCCAAACACTGGTCCGGTAGCTATCAGGACTGCGGGTGGGATTGATAGTACCGTTCgcaaaaagtttcataaattcaCTCCTAAACGACCCCCTTTGTCCCCGTATCAACAGGCACAGCAAGAGAAACAGGTTAGGCAGCAGCAGGAACTGTTAGTACAGCAGATTCACGAACAAAGTCAGCAAGCACAACGAAAAGCTCAAATGAATGT TCGTACAGACCTGTTGACGTTAGAAAATTCCGCAGCCTTAGCGGCACAGGATGCTACCGCTCGGCAAAGAGCTATTGATCTTGTAAATCAACAGGGCCGTCCGTTGAATGCTAACGTTCAAATATCAGTATCACAGAATTATCAGGTTGTTCCGTCGGGAGGCACGCGAGCTACATCTACCATGACAAACTCGACCACGATACAGTTGACTGAGGTTAAATCAAACTCTTCACTGGCGACAACGGTGACTGCAAACGAttctttaatcgatttaaCTGATGAAGACGACATCACTGCTGGTAAGGAAGGTGGCCTTCGTTCATCCATACTCGTGAAACGGGTGAAACCTTCACACAGTGGTTCATTTACAGCAACACCATCCAACCCAGCCAATACTCCGGGTATGCAGATTGCTTCTAACCAGTTTATACGTCTTCAACCGAGGATAAACATAGTAAACGGCAGTGAGATTGCTTCTACTGTCGTTAGCAGTACTGCAGCTGGAgatataaatcaatttaacaaCGCTGTAGTTCGAGCACCACTAAATGTGAATCGTAACAACAATCCGCTCCAACCTTTGCGTCATCCCATCTACAATAGTAATTTGGCACGTTCTCCGGCTCCATCACCAG atgCGTTAAGAAAACGTGTAGTAATCAAACCACTGCTGGCACCGCTTCCGCCCCCAGGACCACAGCCCAGCGATCCGACTTGGAAACTGTCACCTCCCCAGCCATCGATATGCGTGAACAACGTAAAAGCTGGCATAGTAATTTCATGGACAATGCCATCGCTTACGGATCTTCATGCTGATATTGAAACGTATCAAATTTACGCATATCAGGAGTTGTCCATCCCTACGTCTCCGGAAGAATGGCGTCATGTTGGAGATGTGAAAGCGTTGCTTCTGCCGATGGCTGTTACTCTGACGCAGTTCCAAGAAGGTCAAAGGTATTATTTCGCAGTGCGGGCAATCGACGTACACAAACGAGTCGGAAAGTTTTGTGAGCCGCGCACCTGGAACGAGACCAACGTGTctaatgtttga